A stretch of the Archangium violaceum genome encodes the following:
- a CDS encoding DUF692 domain-containing protein: MSPSDASAWTLPWRGLGLSSNLDAADQPHPYRLLAGFPGLFDFVEYSAPLSLDETREHASLFPRMWEHRQDVPVLFHPVHLNLYGPELEPVKALEDLDAHARAVGSAWVGNDIGWWHAGGQPFPGYLYFTPPFTEAGIRDCVAHALHVQSHLSVPLALENPAAFARRGELHVLDFMARVHERTGLPMLIDLGHLFSYQLAAGLPLEAGVEGFPWDKVIELHIAGGVITRRSGRGYYVDDHTQPVREELFGLLESLLPRCTSLRAVTFEGDGHPDEVALLTLRRLRELVPATPRPPLTLTPVTREAPALTRESEPWALFETGYGAKPETGGDVEGARAETDFRLAVVAETLDRDWPMSRLLLAGTREDLRAFTASKEFRELFEGLGRSPGHAFAAWTRRRLREHPDEGVAAAVTFETLLPNSFMTRPSAAPGPAQVGLSEDVRVGTFPVDLTELVFAAKSLRRHLTGRAWACEVLDVSGLEALAQVARRPARGPWSFVVRRRGRGLEVLTVSPPLLELLRSLAKGPRGVDEVPAPVLAEGRALGLLRRG, encoded by the coding sequence ATGAGCCCTTCTGATGCCTCGGCCTGGACGCTCCCCTGGCGGGGACTGGGTCTCAGCAGCAATCTCGACGCGGCGGATCAGCCGCACCCCTACCGCTTGCTCGCTGGATTCCCCGGCCTCTTCGATTTCGTGGAGTACAGCGCGCCCCTGTCGCTCGACGAGACGCGGGAGCACGCCTCGCTCTTTCCCCGAATGTGGGAGCACCGCCAGGACGTGCCGGTGCTCTTCCACCCCGTGCACCTCAACCTCTACGGGCCCGAGCTGGAGCCCGTGAAGGCGCTCGAGGATCTGGATGCGCACGCGCGTGCCGTGGGCAGCGCCTGGGTGGGCAACGACATCGGCTGGTGGCACGCGGGAGGGCAGCCGTTCCCGGGCTACCTCTACTTCACGCCGCCCTTCACCGAGGCGGGCATCCGGGACTGCGTGGCGCACGCGCTTCACGTCCAGTCACACCTGTCCGTCCCGCTCGCGCTGGAGAACCCCGCCGCCTTCGCCCGACGCGGCGAGCTGCACGTGCTCGACTTCATGGCCCGCGTGCACGAGCGCACCGGCCTACCGATGCTGATCGATCTGGGGCACCTGTTCAGCTACCAGCTCGCCGCCGGGCTCCCGCTGGAGGCGGGGGTGGAGGGCTTCCCGTGGGACAAGGTCATCGAGCTCCACATCGCCGGGGGCGTCATCACCCGGCGGAGCGGGCGGGGCTACTACGTGGATGATCACACCCAGCCCGTGCGCGAGGAGCTCTTCGGGCTGTTGGAGTCACTGCTGCCTCGCTGCACCTCGCTGCGCGCCGTCACCTTCGAGGGAGACGGGCACCCGGACGAGGTGGCCCTCCTCACGCTGCGCCGCCTGCGCGAGCTGGTGCCCGCGACGCCCCGGCCTCCGCTCACACTCACTCCGGTGACGCGCGAGGCGCCGGCCCTCACCCGCGAGAGCGAGCCCTGGGCCCTCTTCGAGACGGGGTACGGCGCGAAGCCGGAGACCGGGGGCGACGTGGAGGGGGCGCGGGCGGAGACGGACTTCCGCCTCGCGGTGGTGGCCGAGACGCTCGATCGGGACTGGCCCATGTCCCGGCTGCTGCTCGCGGGCACGCGCGAGGACCTGCGTGCCTTCACGGCCTCGAAGGAGTTCCGCGAGCTCTTCGAGGGCCTGGGGCGCTCGCCGGGGCACGCCTTCGCGGCCTGGACCCGGCGCCGTCTGCGCGAGCATCCGGACGAGGGCGTGGCGGCGGCGGTCACGTTCGAGACGCTCCTGCCCAACAGCTTCATGACGCGGCCGTCCGCCGCGCCCGGGCCGGCTCAGGTGGGGCTGTCCGAGGACGTACGCGTGGGCACCTTCCCCGTGGATCTCACCGAGCTCGTCTTCGCCGCGAAGTCCCTGCGCCGCCACCTCACGGGGCGCGCCTGGGCGTGCGAGGTGCTGGACGTGAGTGGCCTGGAGGCACTCGCGCAGGTGGCGCGGCGTCCGGCCAGGGGCCCATGGAGCTTCGTCGTGCGGCGCAGGGGCCGGGGGTTGGAGGTCCTGACGGTGTCCCCGCCGTTGCTGGAGCTGCTGCGCTCGCTCGCGAAGGGACCCCGGGGCGTCGACGAGGTCCCCGCTCCGGTGCTGGCCGAGGGAAGGGCGCTCGGACTGCTCCGGCGGGGCTGA
- a CDS encoding SpoIID/LytB domain-containing protein, producing the protein MGWAAVTVALLAATPVFLTRGDVTPEAELRAEAEATWKALEARYVAEAGGAPGRAPGTLSLQRGEALLPSRNGQGRPGMVELRQGTPGVLDARLRVALRHELAHQLLWWACPASAEDRLFHEAFALSVSGELAEWREAPYQSLTSASAELARNPDVDTPRARRALARVLNEDSGFAKALTRRLRQCHDGARWTVPLSVDELVGTAVQAVASATVVLSRHSGEVLLAEGDIRTAMPYGSTLKPFVVAGSATPPPVLAARAEVAEWLCGERLPGKVDVKTALLRSCNGYFLDWEARGNAPRNFGPWGAVLASVGLSSAPLDMADAIGLRSTLRLSPWGLAQAYRLLAEARPELMAVLADNAARGTLSELPASKAYAGVATKTGTVRDADSRPRLGWIVAVDEDLVAVVARPGVMPRAFADEVPEVLAKVRKKRSGLESARVQVLGLVPPGAIEARCRGSGFSLEEGSPRAIPEDFSKLETLVSKGAAVCLGSPWRVRFPDAPAGRDYAGIFTGSPPPPYKPPAGVPTSPKELKARRGSDFLFRTTRLQYTAGVVAAEDSALTGEARVALARVVAHNERHADSRHPGRPVCDTTHCQAFLGTVRVRPEEERALDAPALRWREWLPFSQGGQAPWREIRPRGQVESLLGSGAVSVRFADGRVLYLRTKREGGAVFDVTESRPCEWLRSALKLPACPRSVAFEDTQVVFEGRGQGHGEGLDVEAAKASGLDAGRILERAYGATPGAPHRADIPSP; encoded by the coding sequence ATGGGGTGGGCCGCCGTGACGGTCGCCTTGCTGGCGGCCACCCCTGTCTTCCTGACTCGGGGAGACGTGACGCCCGAGGCGGAGTTGCGCGCGGAGGCCGAGGCCACGTGGAAGGCGCTGGAGGCGCGCTACGTGGCCGAGGCCGGTGGCGCGCCCGGGCGGGCCCCGGGCACCCTCTCGCTGCAACGGGGCGAGGCGTTGTTGCCCTCGCGCAACGGGCAGGGGCGGCCGGGCATGGTGGAGCTGCGGCAGGGCACGCCCGGGGTGCTGGATGCGCGGTTGCGCGTGGCGCTCCGGCACGAGCTGGCCCATCAGCTCCTGTGGTGGGCGTGTCCGGCGTCGGCGGAGGATCGGTTGTTCCATGAGGCCTTCGCGCTGTCGGTGAGCGGGGAGCTGGCCGAGTGGCGGGAGGCGCCCTACCAGTCGTTGACGAGCGCCTCGGCGGAGCTGGCGCGCAACCCGGATGTGGACACGCCACGCGCCCGGCGAGCCCTGGCGCGCGTGCTGAACGAGGACTCGGGGTTTGCAAAGGCCCTGACGCGCCGGTTGAGGCAGTGCCATGACGGGGCGCGCTGGACGGTGCCGCTGTCCGTGGACGAGCTGGTGGGCACAGCGGTGCAGGCGGTGGCCAGCGCCACGGTGGTGCTCAGCCGCCACTCGGGCGAGGTGCTGCTGGCCGAGGGCGACATCCGGACGGCGATGCCGTACGGCTCGACGCTGAAGCCCTTCGTGGTGGCCGGGAGCGCCACGCCACCGCCGGTGCTCGCCGCGCGAGCGGAGGTCGCGGAGTGGCTCTGTGGTGAGCGGCTGCCCGGGAAGGTGGACGTGAAGACGGCGCTGCTGCGCTCGTGCAACGGGTACTTCCTGGACTGGGAGGCGAGGGGGAACGCTCCGAGGAACTTCGGCCCGTGGGGCGCGGTGCTGGCCTCGGTGGGTCTGTCCAGCGCGCCCCTGGACATGGCGGATGCCATCGGCCTGCGCTCGACACTGCGGCTCTCGCCGTGGGGACTTGCCCAGGCATACCGGTTGTTGGCCGAGGCGAGGCCGGAGCTGATGGCGGTGCTGGCCGACAACGCCGCGCGCGGGACGTTGTCCGAGCTGCCAGCGTCGAAGGCCTACGCGGGCGTGGCGACGAAGACGGGCACGGTGCGGGACGCGGACAGCCGGCCGAGGCTCGGGTGGATCGTCGCGGTGGACGAGGACCTGGTGGCGGTGGTGGCGAGGCCGGGGGTGATGCCTCGCGCCTTCGCGGACGAGGTGCCCGAGGTGCTGGCGAAGGTCCGGAAGAAGCGGAGCGGGCTGGAGTCCGCGCGGGTGCAGGTGCTGGGGCTGGTGCCTCCGGGGGCCATCGAGGCGCGGTGCCGGGGCTCGGGCTTTTCCCTGGAAGAAGGCTCGCCGCGCGCCATCCCCGAGGACTTCTCGAAGCTGGAGACGCTCGTGTCGAAGGGCGCGGCGGTGTGCCTCGGGAGTCCCTGGCGGGTGCGCTTCCCGGATGCGCCAGCTGGCCGCGACTACGCCGGCATCTTCACGGGCTCTCCACCTCCGCCCTACAAACCACCCGCGGGAGTCCCCACCAGCCCGAAGGAGCTCAAGGCGCGGCGGGGCTCGGACTTCCTCTTCCGCACCACGCGACTGCAGTACACGGCGGGTGTAGTGGCGGCGGAGGATTCGGCGTTGACGGGAGAGGCGAGGGTGGCGCTGGCGCGCGTGGTGGCCCACAACGAGCGGCACGCGGACAGCCGCCACCCGGGCCGGCCGGTCTGCGACACGACGCACTGCCAGGCCTTCCTCGGAACCGTGCGGGTGCGGCCCGAGGAGGAACGGGCGCTCGACGCGCCTGCCCTCCGCTGGCGCGAGTGGCTGCCGTTCTCACAGGGAGGACAGGCGCCGTGGCGGGAGATACGTCCGCGCGGCCAGGTGGAGTCCTTGCTGGGCAGTGGCGCGGTGTCGGTGCGCTTCGCGGACGGGCGCGTGCTCTACCTGCGCACGAAGCGCGAGGGAGGCGCCGTGTTCGACGTCACCGAATCACGGCCCTGCGAGTGGCTGCGCTCCGCGCTGAAGCTCCCCGCCTGTCCCCGTTCCGTTGCCTTCGAGGACACCCAGGTGGTCTTCGAGGGGCGAGGACAGGGGCACGGAGAGGGACTCGATGTGGAGGCGGCGAAGGCGAGCGGCCTCGACGCCGGGCGGATCCTCGAGAGGGCTTACGGAGCCACCCCTGGAGCGCCACACAGGGCAGACATACCCTCACCCTAG
- the udk gene encoding uridine kinase — translation MSSPLVVGIAGGTASGKTTVARKVRDALADCRVAFVDQDSYYSDLSDLPLAERREINFDHPDAFDTDLLLEHLRELKAGRPIQKPVYDFVTCTRQKHTVRVDPGDMILIEGILVLHMKAVRDEMNVRIYVDTDDDLRILRRLERDIHERGFDFDRVVNQYLRHVRPMHMGFVEPSKHHADIIVPHGGNNDIAIGMIVGALRARLHPSNAQR, via the coding sequence ATGTCGTCACCCCTCGTCGTTGGCATCGCCGGTGGTACCGCCTCCGGCAAGACGACGGTCGCCCGGAAGGTCCGCGATGCGCTCGCCGACTGCCGCGTGGCCTTCGTCGATCAGGACTCCTATTACTCGGACCTGTCGGACCTGCCGCTCGCCGAGCGCCGCGAGATCAACTTCGATCACCCGGACGCCTTCGACACGGATCTGCTCCTCGAGCACCTGCGTGAGCTGAAGGCGGGCCGGCCCATCCAGAAGCCGGTCTACGACTTCGTCACCTGCACCCGGCAGAAGCACACGGTGCGCGTGGATCCCGGGGACATGATCCTCATCGAGGGCATCCTCGTGCTGCACATGAAGGCCGTGCGTGACGAGATGAACGTGCGCATCTACGTGGACACCGATGACGATCTGCGGATCCTCCGCCGGCTCGAGCGCGACATCCACGAGCGCGGGTTCGACTTCGACCGGGTGGTCAACCAGTACCTGCGCCACGTGCGCCCCATGCACATGGGCTTCGTCGAGCCGTCCAAGCACCACGCCGACATCATCGTCCCTCACGGCGGCAACAACGACATCGCCATCGGAATGATCGTGGGGGCCCTGCGCGCCAGGCTGCACCCGTCCAACGCGCAGCGGTGA
- a CDS encoding PQQ-binding-like beta-propeller repeat protein, whose amino-acid sequence MIRFRIGHRWKREPADPPHDSVALELDGVNLLPGAVEESLVETVPALVEAVAALHSGGRRLAQVSLPEAHLELVLRRSGADIELQVASLSRPARLLRPPLRLDAEELAEAALECGRAFREDMARVAPRRLTEPHRQVLERALEQLEEPTHHREEPRPEPFTRRVAPPALPGFGFALDDTDDVLRRSAREKGPALASLLCPGEVWLALPERPVAWRAPGPPFLTALELARQAADLARAVELGESRYGLEPAGVRPEMSLDLKAGEARLGGVTLPLQGEALVAAMYHLGQALAVALSERERSLASNPYLVELTERCREGLSHLRGAVQPPQQGAAVMPARMAPSPGASRPLKVPGRLRRLRFENLWEQRKLTAADEGRLMMGRQSLVYSSPQMACAFDRKTGKQLWRRAATHGVAASVDGYSLAASAVRVCGFQGKGAGARWLHDHDGLRIGPTLLRQDGLLLTLSDDRTALAFNEVTGREMWRLAPPRTRRSHLTIQAHRALLATDSGYLYGLDLADGQVRFRVSATLPFLGPPVPWGRRFVATLGQGSHFALLLSDAHSGESAWTFEMSLALPSTPLPSGKRLYIAGELEGEGVLLCVDSSGQTRWQRVLHLGPGPFALARLPGAVLVTSALGAAARVNEEGEVDWRVGAAGEQLTRALQPLISRGVVLVPGERVRAVDPNSGHVLAEVRAGAGLMAMQADAQLNLYFLDELGSLSAYRLGSHFAVVGG is encoded by the coding sequence ATGATCCGCTTTCGCATCGGACATCGGTGGAAGCGCGAACCCGCGGACCCACCGCACGATTCCGTCGCACTGGAACTGGACGGAGTGAATCTGCTGCCGGGCGCGGTGGAAGAATCGCTCGTGGAGACGGTGCCGGCGCTGGTGGAGGCCGTGGCCGCGTTGCACTCGGGCGGCCGGAGGCTGGCCCAGGTGTCGCTGCCGGAGGCGCACCTGGAGTTGGTGCTGCGACGTTCAGGAGCGGACATCGAGCTCCAGGTCGCGAGCCTCTCCCGGCCGGCCCGGCTGCTGCGCCCACCGCTCAGGCTGGACGCCGAGGAACTCGCCGAGGCGGCCCTGGAATGCGGCCGGGCCTTCCGGGAAGACATGGCCCGCGTGGCCCCCCGGAGGCTGACCGAGCCCCACCGGCAGGTGCTCGAGCGGGCACTGGAACAGCTGGAGGAGCCGACCCACCACCGGGAAGAGCCGCGTCCCGAGCCCTTCACCCGGCGGGTGGCGCCCCCTGCCCTGCCCGGCTTCGGCTTCGCGCTGGACGACACGGACGACGTGCTGCGTCGCTCCGCGAGGGAGAAGGGCCCGGCGCTGGCCTCGCTGCTGTGCCCGGGAGAGGTGTGGCTGGCGCTGCCGGAGCGCCCCGTGGCCTGGCGCGCGCCGGGGCCGCCCTTCCTCACCGCGCTGGAGCTGGCCCGGCAGGCGGCGGACCTCGCGCGAGCGGTGGAGCTGGGCGAGTCGCGCTACGGCCTGGAGCCCGCCGGGGTCCGTCCGGAGATGTCGCTGGACCTGAAGGCGGGCGAGGCGCGGCTCGGCGGAGTCACCCTCCCCCTCCAGGGCGAGGCGCTGGTGGCGGCCATGTACCACCTGGGCCAGGCCCTGGCGGTGGCCCTGTCCGAGCGCGAGCGCTCCCTGGCGAGCAACCCCTACCTGGTGGAACTGACGGAGCGCTGCCGGGAGGGACTCTCGCACCTGCGCGGAGCGGTGCAGCCGCCCCAGCAGGGCGCCGCCGTGATGCCGGCGAGGATGGCGCCGTCGCCCGGAGCCTCGCGCCCGTTGAAGGTACCGGGACGCCTGCGGCGCCTGCGCTTCGAGAACCTGTGGGAGCAGCGCAAGCTGACGGCCGCGGACGAGGGCCGGCTCATGATGGGACGCCAGTCGCTGGTGTACTCGTCACCGCAGATGGCCTGCGCCTTCGACCGCAAGACCGGCAAGCAGCTCTGGCGGAGGGCGGCGACACATGGGGTGGCGGCCTCGGTGGACGGCTATAGCCTCGCGGCGAGCGCCGTGCGCGTCTGCGGCTTCCAGGGAAAGGGCGCTGGAGCCCGCTGGTTGCACGACCATGATGGCCTGCGCATCGGCCCGACGCTGCTGAGGCAGGACGGCCTGCTGCTCACCCTGTCCGATGACCGGACGGCGCTCGCCTTCAACGAGGTGACGGGCCGGGAGATGTGGCGACTGGCGCCTCCGCGCACGCGGCGCAGCCACCTGACCATCCAGGCCCACCGCGCCCTGCTGGCGACGGACTCGGGCTACCTCTACGGGTTGGATCTGGCGGACGGACAGGTGCGCTTCCGGGTGAGCGCGACCCTGCCCTTCCTGGGGCCTCCGGTGCCCTGGGGCCGGCGCTTCGTGGCCACGCTGGGCCAGGGCTCGCACTTCGCCCTGCTGCTGTCGGACGCGCACTCCGGGGAGTCGGCCTGGACGTTCGAGATGTCGCTCGCGCTGCCCTCGACGCCCCTGCCGAGCGGGAAACGGCTGTACATCGCCGGGGAGCTCGAGGGCGAGGGCGTGCTGCTGTGCGTGGATTCGAGCGGACAGACGCGGTGGCAGCGCGTGCTGCACCTGGGACCCGGACCGTTCGCGCTGGCGCGACTGCCGGGCGCGGTGCTGGTGACGTCGGCGCTGGGCGCGGCCGCGCGGGTGAACGAAGAGGGCGAGGTGGACTGGCGCGTGGGCGCGGCGGGCGAGCAGCTCACCCGGGCCCTTCAGCCCCTCATCTCGCGCGGCGTGGTGCTGGTGCCGGGCGAGCGCGTGCGCGCGGTGGATCCGAACAGCGGCCACGTGCTCGCGGAGGTGCGGGCGGGCGCGGGCCTGATGGCGATGCAGGCCGACGCCCAGCTCAACCTCTACTTCCTGGACGAGCTCGGCTCGCTCTCGGCATACCGGCTCGGCTCCCACTTCGCGGTGGTGGGCGGCTGA
- a CDS encoding alpha/beta fold hydrolase, producing MDTSTLHVVVPNLLGSPFGSTSPVSVDARAGRPYGAALPTVTVMDMARAVAAMLRGMKVERTRALVGVGLGGLVALQLAALFPEQVSAVAVLGAARALPETLRERLGLTRHLLRLDPDFHEGHYAPGQGPRRTLRKQYLEYLRLVHGPEEQRTAHPEPCAAERALEAEADAFAETFDANTWALLCTAYVGGDVTESLPKVRAPVLLVAGADDALAPPSRVRDTYHLLSATGVRAHYHELPACGHSGLLTQARRLHGPMRDFLRRRG from the coding sequence TTGGACACATCCACGCTGCACGTGGTGGTGCCCAACCTGCTCGGTAGCCCCTTCGGCTCGACGTCGCCGGTGTCGGTGGACGCGCGGGCGGGGAGGCCCTACGGCGCGGCCCTGCCCACGGTGACGGTGATGGACATGGCGCGCGCGGTGGCGGCGATGCTGCGCGGCATGAAGGTGGAGCGTACGCGGGCGCTGGTGGGCGTGGGGCTCGGAGGGCTGGTGGCCCTGCAGCTCGCGGCGCTCTTCCCGGAGCAGGTGTCGGCGGTGGCAGTGCTGGGAGCGGCGCGGGCCCTGCCCGAAACGCTGCGCGAGCGGCTGGGCCTCACGCGGCACCTGCTGCGGTTGGATCCGGACTTCCACGAGGGCCACTACGCGCCCGGCCAGGGCCCCCGGCGCACGCTGCGCAAGCAGTACCTGGAGTACCTGCGGCTGGTGCACGGACCCGAGGAGCAGCGCACCGCGCACCCGGAACCGTGCGCCGCCGAGCGGGCACTGGAAGCCGAGGCCGACGCCTTCGCGGAAACCTTCGACGCGAACACCTGGGCGCTGCTGTGCACGGCCTACGTGGGAGGAGACGTCACCGAGAGCCTGCCGAAGGTCCGGGCCCCCGTGTTGCTGGTGGCGGGAGCGGATGACGCGCTGGCGCCGCCTTCACGGGTACGGGACACGTATCACCTGCTCAGCGCGACGGGAGTGCGGGCGCACTACCACGAGCTGCCCGCGTGTGGTCACTCGGGCCTGCTGACACAGGCGAGGCGGTTGCACGGCCCGATGCGGGACTTCCTGCGCCGCCGGGGTTGA